The following coding sequences are from one Tolumonas lignilytica window:
- the nifV gene encoding homocitrate synthase, producing the protein MARRTTFQKPSLIINDTTLRDGEQSAGVAFTQEEKIAIARQLWEIGVPELEVGIPAMGLDECRRIGALRQALPDATLMVWCRMHATDIRQAAALGMNWVDISIPISEQMMEHKLARSRDQVLQELADHVSLARSLGLNVCIGCEDASRASLADLRVVADLALRTGAERLRYADTVGILDPFTTHDRIRALRQYWPLQLEIHAHDDLGLATANTLAAYRAGATHANTTVIGLGERAGNAPLEEVVMALKQCFGLELPIQSRRLPTLCDYVAKASGRGIAKQKSLVGEYVFTHESGVHVDGLLKDKNNYQGVDPASLGREHTLVLGKHSGRNAVRSVFATLGYQLANEQIDLVLEQIRYFAERSKRNPTESELRWVYQRLFKSPQRVAL; encoded by the coding sequence ATGGCCCGAAGAACCACATTTCAGAAACCATCGCTGATTATCAATGATACGACGTTGCGTGATGGCGAACAGTCTGCGGGGGTGGCGTTTACTCAGGAAGAGAAAATCGCGATTGCCCGTCAACTGTGGGAGATCGGTGTCCCTGAGCTGGAAGTGGGTATTCCGGCCATGGGGTTGGATGAATGCCGGCGTATCGGTGCATTACGTCAGGCATTACCGGATGCCACACTCATGGTCTGGTGCCGGATGCATGCCACGGATATCCGACAGGCGGCCGCATTGGGGATGAATTGGGTGGATATTTCCATTCCCATTTCTGAACAAATGATGGAACACAAGCTGGCGCGGAGTCGGGATCAGGTGCTGCAGGAACTGGCCGATCATGTTTCGCTGGCCAGATCGCTGGGGCTGAATGTCTGTATCGGCTGTGAAGACGCTTCCCGGGCCTCACTGGCCGATCTGCGGGTCGTGGCTGATCTGGCGCTGCGTACCGGTGCCGAACGTCTGCGTTATGCCGATACCGTCGGCATCCTCGATCCCTTTACGACCCATGATCGTATCCGGGCACTGCGTCAATACTGGCCCCTGCAACTAGAAATTCATGCCCATGATGATCTCGGTCTCGCCACTGCCAATACGCTGGCGGCGTATCGGGCCGGTGCCACGCATGCAAATACCACCGTGATTGGCTTGGGCGAACGCGCTGGTAATGCCCCGTTGGAAGAGGTGGTGATGGCATTGAAGCAATGCTTTGGTCTGGAGTTGCCGATCCAGAGCCGTCGTCTGCCAACCTTGTGTGATTATGTCGCCAAGGCTTCGGGACGGGGCATTGCGAAACAAAAATCGCTGGTCGGCGAATATGTGTTTACCCATGAATCGGGTGTGCATGTCGACGGTCTGCTCAAAGATAAAAACAACTATCAGGGCGTGGATCCCGCCAGTTTAGGTCGTGAACATACACTGGTGCTGGGAAAACACTCCGGGCGCAACGCGGTGCGTTCGGTGTTTGCCACACTGGGCTATCAATTGGCCAATGAACAAATCGATCTGGTTTTGGAGCAAATCCGTTATTTCGCAGAGCGTTCCAAACGTAACCCTACCGAATCAGAATTACGCTGGGTCTATCAGCGTTTGTTTAAATCCCCTCAACGTGTTGCCTTGTAA